The Electrophorus electricus isolate fEleEle1 chromosome 15, fEleEle1.pri, whole genome shotgun sequence genome segment AACCCTCACCCTTATATAGTCTTCTGTGTACCAGCTCAAACGCTAATCTATGAATGTGCTTGTTCAAGGAAAATGcactacaccccacacacacacacacacacacacacacacatagaggtatGACACACGGAATATAACAACACACATAGAATATAACAGCACAAACAGATAACATCCATGCACAACAGCAGTTCACCACCTAAGCACCAATAGGacaatgcacaaacacaacgcATCCTCATTACACAAGAGGTACATTTCATCTTTTAACATGTCTATCCTAAAAGTGTTAAGTCTTAAATCATAACCCTCACCCTTATATAGTCTTCTGTGTACCAGCTCAAACGCTAATCTATGAATGTGCTTGTTCAAGGAAAATGcactacaccccacacacacacacacacacacacacacacacacacacactcatttaaatccccccacccaaaaaaaaaagctctctaTAACTCCACGACCAACTTTGGTCACACAGTGTCGAGCTGTTGTGTACAAAACCTGAAATAATCCCATAATTGCCATATCATTCATGATTCACAGCATTAAATCACATGGCATTACCAGTCACGTTAAgttgaaacaaaacaatgaaattgtTTGAAATTGGGTCTGCATAAATCACCTTCAAATATGCAGCACTCAATAACACTGAGGTGGGAGAGGGTGCCTTCTTATTATTACCATACAGCATAACTATATATGGTtaatagatatatagatagagatacaGTAGAACTATATATAGATGTCATTACTGGTGGCAATACTACATCCTCATGGCTCATGGGTCCTGCAGATGTCATAAGGCATTAATGTAGTGTTATAGGCCATGGAGTAGCTTTAATTAACTTCACAATGTGACCTGGCCACAAATCAAATGATGAGGACATTTGTCACATTAAAATGACGTGAATCAAAGTGATCTGAAGAAATCCTAGAGGATAGACTTGTAGTGGGGTAGGGAGGCCTTTGTTAACGGGAAATGACATTAAACTGGAAATAAATACAACTATAGCCAGACTGACCTTTaagcaaaacagaaatgaaagtattGTATTTGTGTCATCTAGTGGGTATAAATGCTGGGAACTCCATTCAGAGCCAAGTTTTTGTATTTTACCTGCAATGACACGCAGGCACATGGTCTGGCATGTGGTTGTTTACTCTGTAGTCTTTGGAAAGTAAACTCTGCATTTAACTATTAAGTCATGCAGTTTATATAGACAGTAGTATGAGCTCTCCCCTCTCTTATATATGAAggcacacaattacacacagtcACTTGACACCAACGTGGTtttaatgaaatgcatgaaacagtgtaatacaaaaacaattattaaacagaaaacatatcAATGTGACgaaaatatttataacatagattatataaatgtataaatatatccTATACATGATTCTGAAATGGATGAGTATAAAATGgcaataaaataacaaaaacaaaaaacagaaaatagtcaATTAGAAGATGACAGGGATGTGTAGAAAGACTGTACCCTGCCTTGCAGTACATAAAGCACATTGGTGAATCCCGGATTCGACGTGATTAAAGTGACGGAAATTATTCATATTTGCTGGATCAAAATAATCTGATTCAACAACATCCCCAACAGTGATCACCTCTGACACTGATGAGGACACGCACTAAAAAACCTGATACATCATTGGACTGATTTTCTTAGAGGAGCCTTTCACAATATCAGTACCTCTAAGtaccaaaaaaataattattggaaaatacaaattaaactgAAAACACCCAACTCTGAGAGAACCTACATGTTCTTGCAAAATCTGAATGCACTAAGAGTGCTTCTGCTGCCATTAAGGTGTTATCTGTTTTTCCCATTtgtatagtctgtgtgtgtgcgcatgacttatgtgtgcatgtcagatGCATGTAAAGTATCCAGAATTAGAGCTGTGCTCTCACACATCTGTGTGAATTCCTTGAGTTGGGTGTGGTGGGTGTCTGCCGCATCATGTCCGCGCTCTCCATCGTGTTTCGTGTcatatgtgtgctgtgtgctggctgtgtgttttgactcgtgtgtgtggagtgtgtggtgtgtgtggtgtgccgCCGTGCACCGGCGCACGGGCATCTCCAGCTGCAGCCGTTTCCAGAAGCGAGACGAGAGCGGCACGGACTTCTCGCCCTCCCAGCGGACGAGCGTGAGGGCGAGGCGTGCCTGGCGGAGCTCTCGCACCCACTTCTGCTTGCGGACGGGTTTATACTCGACCAGGACCACCCTGAGGCTGCCCCCGCGCAGCATGCTGGCCAGCCCGGCCTGGAGCTCCAGCAGAGCCTGGGTCCCCCGCACCGCGCTGCACGCGCTCACTACCACCAGCAACCGACGGCTGCGCCCGACAAAATGCAGGGTGTCGTCCGTTATAgctacgcacacacatgcatcagaattaaacatacacaaagtATTTTACCGCACTTTTTTCTACACGcaagtgaagacacacacacacacacacacacacacacacacacatgcacacacacacacacacacacacacacacacacacacacacgcacacacgcacacgcacacgcacacacacacacacacgcacacgcacacgcacacgcacacacacacacacacacacacacacacacacacacacacacacacacacacacacacacacacacacacacacacttggaaaCATACCCAtagacacaaacaaataaaaatgccaGGATTACAACATGCAAGTATTAATATCAACTTACGCTGTgcaactcacacacacgcacacacacacactcacacacacacactcacacacacacactcactcacacactcactcacacacacactcacacacacactcacacacacactcacacacacactcacacaccacactctgtactgtgtgcacactcactccctcctgGTATGCTGTCTCTGTCGAAGATGCAGACAGAGTATCCAAGGTCCACCTCAAGCACCCGTCGCAGGGTTGTCATGAcaaactcctcctcctcaccatccCGTGCGTATGAGATATATACATCATACTCCTTATtgtctgcacacagacacagtataCACATCAAACTGCTCGTAATttacacgcacagacatatatacatattgtgCCAACAGCTGCCTACAGACAAAACATACTcacatcatatacacacacacacacacacacacacacacacacacacacacacacacacacacacacatcctacatcATACAGCTTTATCAtctatacataaacataaaatatacacatcCCACATCATTAAACATTCCCCAGATGTTTTAGTTCGGACTCAAGACGTAAACTTGGCATTGAGAAACAAATGTAGCAactgtttgtaatgtgaacaaATATTACATATAGCATTGTACACAATGGCAGATGGTGACTGGATATTATCTGAGAAAATATCAAcaacctcaaaaaaaaaaaaaaaatttaacaaaGTTACTGGCAAATTTTAGCAAATGAGCTAGCCACACAACTTCACAATTAAAAGGCTAATCTGGATGGCCATTTGcagcagctagctagcaaaaAACCAACAATAATTTTCCTCTTCAGCATCACCCCTGAACCCCTTTAAGGATTTGCCACCTCTGAAAAGCCAAGGCAATGTTTATTCTGGTTTTAGCGTGGGATCGCCTGCTCTCTTCACCTctatgtttctttgctttgacCATGAGTGAAACCGCATCAAACACTAACTTTCAGCACGGTATAGATGAGCACTGCGATCCACGCCCCCACTAATGTTACGCGGGTAACCAGCGCATAAAACCCACCCTTCCTTTTGAGCCTGTGCATATGACATTAATACATAAAGACGACTGACGCGGGCTGAAAAACTCCTGCTAAATCCGAAACTACAGCTGTGACGTTTGAATGAACATTTCATGCTCTACAGGCTGACTTACAGGAGAAGCAGAATATATTTTggcagttatttttttctcaactcagtaatttgagaaaaaaaatgtacaaatgcttTTTGGTATTGATTTCTGATATCCATAGAGGAATATCCTTCAGTtgcagagtgcatgtgtgttagtaATCTGCGCGCTCtgatgtgtgtacgtgtatattgTACCTGCGTCTCTCTCGTCAGTGCCGAACCAAGAACGGTAGAGCAGGTGCACCTCGAGGCGGAAGACACGATACAGCACGAAGAGGAGCAGAGCCAAAGCCAGAGTCACGCCcaacccacagcccagctctacTGAGGGAAtgtagactacacacacacacacacacacacacacacacacacacacacaccacggtcACGCCcaacccacagcccagctctacTGAGGAAAtgtaaactacacacacacacacacacacacacacacacacacacacacacaccacggtcACGCCcaacccacagcccagctctacTGAGGGAAtgtagactacacacacacacacacacacacacacacacacaccacggtcACACCcaacccacagcccagctctacTGAGGGAAtgtagactacacacacacacacacacacacacacacacacacacacaccacggtcACGCCcaacccacagcccagctctacTGAGGAAAtgtaaactacacacacacacacacacacacacacacacaccacggtcACGCCcaacccacagcccagctctacTGAGGGAAtgtagactacacacacacacacacacacacacacacacacacacacacaccacggtcATGCCcaacccacagcccagctctacTGAGAAAAtgtagactacacacacacacacacacacacacacacacacacacacacacacacacacaccacggtcACGCCcaacccacagcccagctctacTGAGGGAAtgtagactacacacacacacacacacacacacacacacacacacacacacacacacacacacacacacacacacacacacaccatggtcATGCCcaacccacagcccagctctacTGAGGGAAtgtagactacacacacacacacacacacacacacacacacacacacacacacacaccatggtcATGCCcaacccacagcccagctctacTGAGAAAAtgtagactacacacacacacacacaccacggtcACGCCcaacccacagcccagctctacTGAGAAAAtgtagactacacacacacacacacacacacacacacacaccacggtcACGCCcaacccacagcccagctctacTGAGGGAAtgtagactacacacacacacacacacacacacacacacacacacccacacaccatggTCATGCCCAGCCCACAGCTTAGCTCTACTGAGGGAATGTACactacagccacacacaacacagacctgTTGTTTTTCAGTCCCAGAGAAAGTTTTAAATCACTGAATGGTCTAGCCCACTCTTATTTTGACAATTTGCTTACACCCTTCACCACACAGTGATCTCTGAGGTCATACTCAGAATTTGTTGGCCATTCCAAGGGCTGGTCTGGACCCTAAAGGTGACCGTGCGTTTGTGGTTTATGCTCGGAGAGTATAGTCCACAACCTTAAATCAGGCCTAAACACATACCTGTATAAACTTGCATTTGAACAGTGAGAGGCCGGTTATTTTAGTTGGGTTATTACTTCCTTTGATATAAGACCAattttatgtgttttcttttgaagTATCTTAGGGGTAATGTGGTCTTATGTGTATTCGCTGTATTGATGTGGTATACAGCACTTTGGTCAgtggattttgttttaaaatgccttataaattaattttaagtacttatatacacacgcacacacacatacaggttcaCACCCAGCACACAACCCAGCTTTACTAAGGGAaaatatactacacacactataatgGAACTGTATAAAGGGTGTCTCTCTTATCAAGCCGGCAGGGAGGGTGTATTTTCAGTCCCTTCAAGTTTGATTTACAGTACTAAGCAGGCTGTTTCTGCAAGTACATATCATTTAGGCATATATGTAAGTTAGGTGTTTAGATACTCTTTGCTGGACACTCTCAGAGCAAATGGAATGAAAGATTATATCTGAATTGTATTACCTCTGGGTAGAATataaagacagatagagagagagagagagagagagcaaatagATTAAGGCAAATACGTCATgcataaatacatgcataacGAATGAAATGgacataaatgcacataaatgaATGTCCTAAATAGATTAATATATACATGCCTGACTATGCTACACTTACTCCCTTTAAAAGTGTAGTCAGTGCTACGTTAAATGTTATGTTAACTGTTTATCCCAAAGATTGAAAAGATATCCTTTGGTTAGGACTACATTTAAGAGTAGGTTTAGATAAAGTAATACAATAAACAGTGGAAAGATGTAATCTATGTTGTAATACAagtttgtgtgggtggtgtggggtggggtgggaagTAAGTTCTGTTTtggtgtagtgtgagtgtgtgtgtgtgtgtgtgtgtgtgtgtgtgtgtgtgtgtgagtgtgtgtgtgtgtgtgtgagtgtgtgtgtgtgtgtgtgtgtgtgtgtgtgagagagtgtgtgtgtgtgtgtgtgtgtgtgtgtgtgtgtgagagagtgtgtgtgtgtgtgtgtgagagagtgtgtgtgtgtgtgtgtgagtgtgtgtgtgtgtgtgtgtgtgtgtgtgtgtgtgtgtgtgtgtgtgtgtgtgagtgtgtgtgtgtgtgtgtgagagagtgtgtgtgtgtgtgtgtgtgtgtgtgtgtgagagagtgtgtgtgtgtgtgtgtgtgagagagtgtgtgtgtgtgtgtgtgtgtgtgtgtgtgtgtgtgcgtgcgcgtgtgtgtgtgtgtgttaccctctTCCTGCAGTGTAGCGGTTCGAGTGCTGAGTCCTCTGCTGTTCTTGGCAGTGCAGCGGAACTCCCTGTGCAGCTCTGCCGGACTGAACTCAGACACACGCAGTACCCGCTCCAAAGTCACGTCACCGAAGTTGTCATCCAGCAGTCTgcacgcacacccgcacacacacacacacacacacacacacacacacacacacacacacacacacacacacacacacacaacacaggtaAATATAGTCAAAACCAAGGAGCTgtagtaactgtgtgtgtgtgtgtgtgtgtgatcagtgctGCAGTGTACCTAGCCATAGGGGAGGTGTATCGTGGGTCTGCAAGCTCTTCCACTGTTTTGTTGTCGATGGTCCACCACACCTGTGGCTCCTCGTTCTCTAGGTAGGGTAGGTGAGCCCGACACAAGAGCTCCAGGTCGCTGCCTGACCAAGGGCCAAGGAAACACGTTATACGTTAGCTCCTGCAGTGGAGCAGTACTAAGCtttctcatgtgtgtgtgtttgcgaaAGTACGTTTGTAAAAGTAAACtgagcatatctgtgtgtgtgcgcgtgcgtgtgcgtgcgtgtgtgtgtatacatatgtgtttaGAGGGTTCATGACTAAAACTCACCCAGAGTAACAGTGTAGATGTGACCAAATGTTGGGTTCAGTATATTTGGCTCTTTGTTCCCTCTGGTagaggctgacacacacacgcacaaacacacacacacacacacacacacaaattaaaccGCGAAGACGACATGAAGACGtgaagagagcagaggaggagcaggagccaGACCGTACAGACGGCCTTGACGTTGATAGTTCGGGTAAAGTGATAGATACGGCCGCTGCTTTGGTAGGAGACGAGGCAGGTGTATGGGACGGCATAGTATTCCATCATCATGTAGATCACCAAGTCATTACCCTTCACCTCTCGATGAAAGGAAGGCAGGTTCCTCAGAAACGTCTGCGCAGACTCACTGTCACACTGGGAGGGAAAAGGCAGGAAGAAAGAGGTGAGACTCGGCCAGCGTTACAGACCCCCCCGCTCCCAAACGCGGACGAGCAGGACTCACGTAGTACCACGTGACCTTGTGTGTGTCGTTGGGCACGTGCTGCAGGTCGGggcagtggagtgtgtggtCACCCTCCAGGGGGATGGTCACGTTGCGGTGCAGGGTGATGTCACACTCTCCCGCACGGGGCACCACCTCCAGCTGCACCCCGATCTTCGCGCAAGACGAGATGTTCCTgcggcacacatgcacacgtgcacgctgATTTTGAGCGGTGCAAGTGTAGCTTgatctgaatatttaaaatacactaCAAATGCACTACTGAGCAACAAATTCTTAGAATtcagaataaacacaaaacagctatatatgtgcatgcacctTAACATTTGTGTGAGGCTGCGCGAGTTATTGGttgtgtgaaagagtgtgtgaatgtgtaactgtcttattgtatgtgtgtatgttgaaaTATCTGAAGGTGGACCAAATGCCTCACAGAGATCGGAATATCTGACATTGTTAATCATGAACAGTCCCTACAAGGATAGTAAAACGAGactgtgtgagcacgtgtgtgtgtgtgtgtgtgtgtgtgtgtatgactgaaagttactgtgtgtgtgtttaccgcAGCATGCAAATATACAGGCCGCTATCCTGCAGGGTGGCAGGCTGGATCCAGAGAGCATCGCGGTGTTTGAGCCGAGTACGCATGCGCAGGTCGATGGGCTccagctcgtgtgtgtgtgtgtgtcggtacCACATCAGCGTGAGGCCTGAGCTCTGGCTCTGGCTGTAGTTATAGAGGGCGGGGTGGAAGAAAAGGGGGCAGGAGAGACACCCCGCCTCCCCCTCATACACACGCACCAGCTCACTCGCCCACACTCCCCAGTCATGGCACTGTggatctgcacacacacacacgaaaaacgCAAATGAGTTGTGCTTCACCTGCACACATAAGCTACAGGACCGTAGGTTTGCAAATGTGCACACTCATAGAAATGTAGTGAAAACCCTGGCGTGAAGACAGAGCTAATCCACTATCTGTGACTGGCATATAACGTGAAATGTGTTCAGAATTCTACTGATTCCTGGTGAAATGCCCTGGATGAAGCCAAGAACATCCCTAGATCATTCTGGTCTCCATCGGCATCTCGGCAGGATGAACGTGGCCAGAGCAGCTTTCTCCATTCCAGAGACCCACTCATCCAAAGACCCGCAAAACCTTCCGAAATCGGAGATGGTTCTAATACACAGAGGAGCACTTCTCTTTGCCAAATGATGTCAGCAATCACGTTcataggtaaaaaaaaaaactccagaTTCACCATAAAGGAAATAGTACCCCCTGCAGGACAGCAGTCAGACATCTTGAGGCCTATATTAACCGTGAAGGCAACTGTAGAAGGGACTTTGTCAAACACTCTGGTATATTCAGCCATACACAGTGGTGGGGAGATCGAGTTTGACATTAGAGtaataaagaaatatggaaatgtttttgtaaaaacaaaaagcatatatatatatatatatatatatatatatatatatatatatatatatatatatatatatatatatatataaaaaatgtgtgtgtgtgtgcgcccctTTTGGGTAACCAAAACTCTAGTATGTATTGTTTGATATggtttgcatttacatttacagcatttagcagacgacACTTACAAAATTTACTCATGTTTACTATTGCATTCAtcattgtctgttatagagcttatatgtgttttgcacttctaggcatgtTGGGATTCAACAgtatggtatcttgaactctaacctctGCACTGgataggatacattctatgagtaaatgacaaagcaattttgtaagtcAGTCTGCTAATtgccaaaaatgtcaaatgtaaatgtaaatcactcTCTCAAACTTTAACACATatacatctctctcactcttgctctgTTGAACATGAAGCTGAGCTTATGAGAGTGTATGTAAGGGCCAAAGTGCACAGAATgataactaataactaataataaccAATAACAcatctgtcttcctcttcctcaacCTGCACACTCATTTCATACACTCCCACACATGCATATTTCCTCAAatcaatattcaaatattcagtAATTGAGCTATAAAACTTATGATATGTGTTGTAAAAGTTAAAATACTATAACGCCAGAGCCAATTGCAGCCTAAACAACATCATCAGTATCCACTCATTTAAGCCTTTATAGCCCAAACATAGAGAACCAacattacatgcacacacacacatgctcgcatgCCTGCACTTCCgcacagaaaaatgaaagataaGGCTTTTGGTTTTGCTTGAATGAGCAACAGTAAAATGATGCATTTCATTAATTACAATTCAGCATCAAGACTGTTACAATTGCTCAATTTTATGTCAGcattaactaacacacacacacacacacacacacacaaattaaagaTAGGTTTTCTTGGTAGAATAAGCAGCAATATAATGCCATTGCTGGCTGTATGCAAACAGCCAATTCTGCATTCCCAACACAGCACTAACTAGCGGGGgtacaatacacacattttctggCTCAGTACGATTGCCGattctaagaaaaaaacattctacTTGCCTTTTGATATttgcgtaaaaaaaaaaaaaagattctgtaGAACTTTTAAAAATTGTCGATACACTatttgagaaatatttttttatccattttttttctgcaaatcTTTTctgtattaacatttttacaggGTTTCACACTTGCGCACATGAACCCCCAACGTCCATACAGCTGTGCTGCATCTGGCTACTACTGTCTTAACAGTACGttcacacagcagagcagattCCTCCAAAAATCCACATGTAAACCCGGAGAAATCCGCCTCTAACGTTTCGCCAAGCGGAGAAGCAGCAAAGAAGATTTTATGGGGGCAATTTTAAGGGCCTGCAACTGACAGGGGCCCTCAAAAAGACTGTAATGGTGCGGTGAAGGGCCCAATGTGATATCTTTTCATGGCCCCCCACGATTCATACATCTTTGGGtgctgtatattatatataaaaaattgtttttattattgttgttattattttctcCCCCATCACTTGGCACACCCTTTTCTTCTGATCCGCAAGACGTCACTTGTCTCATGAGACGTGACACGTGAAGTGAATCCGGTCTGGCAATTCCACACCAAATAGTACTGGAATatacatgctgtgtgtgtctttgtgtgagtgtgtgcacaaaGTGTGTTTCTCTGGTGTGTAATTGCTCTGTCACATTCTTACTGGGTGAGGATTAGTCTTCCTattaaaaaccacacacacacacacacacaatcaactaCCACCAAATGTTACAAATAGCCTTACTGGGTCTGAACAATCCATTTTCTGTACCGCAGCGGGGACCATTTTTAATTATCTCTGTTCCTGTGGGACCAAGCAGCAGAGAAGTACACTCTTACAAGACCTCCTAGCCTTCCGGTTTGCTCGAgacagtgtgcatgcatgcgtgtgtgtgtgtgtgtgtgtgtgtgcgtgtgtgtgtggttgagggagagggagagagagagttctcaCTTACTACTCTAACCATTAATCTTCCAGGGCTCACTAATAAATGATTAGAAACTGGACTGGCCTAGGAAAGATCTGGGTTGGGAAACAAAAAACTGGGCCAGAAATCAGAACTGggcaaaaaaaatcagaagacCTGGGCTGGAAAGCAAAGATCTAGGCAAGGTACCTTTTGGCTAAACCAAAGGAACCTGATGGCAAATCTGGATGGCCAGAATGCTGTGCAGTTTGACGAATTCCCTGCTAAACCACCCCTGCTTCAACTCTTCAGTAATTTACCAGGCTGAGTCAGCAGATCCGAGCACATAAATCGCCTCCACCCAGTTTAGACTAAATAAGGTATGAACAAGATAAGAACATCTCCTCATGCACTAGGAACAGTTCAAGCTGGAGATGGGGTCTGTCTGCTGTGCCCCAAAGTCATAAGCCTGCCACTCCACATACTTTAACTTCAGTTGGTCTTAAATTATTTTGAGGCTTCGCTACACTATGAGAACTGGAGTCTAAGAGCACAGGAAAGATTCGAGCGATCCAACTTTCTCTGACAAATGAAAAGATTTAATGAGTGATGTGGTTGCTAAGAAGTACACAGAGGATGTGCCACAAACTCCGTAGGACTGGGTGAGTGAAAAGAGACTCAAGACATATGTGGTTAATGGAATAATATGGTTTGTTATCTATTATTCAAAGCTCACGTGTCACACTGGAGGCACAACAAGCTCTAAGCCAAATCCAACAGATGTGGAATCACGAGGTTGTTACGCCTGCTCGTCAGTTGCCCTCCTCGCCACCAGAGGTCGCCTTCTCCCGAATACAGCCTTCTTTTTCAAGTAGGTAAGCTCACCGATCTGTATGTTCCTTGCAAAGGCTTGTTTGGTCATCGTGAGCAGGTCTATGCGCGGTGGGGTGTTGATCCCGGGGTTCGCCAGGTAAGAACTACTCCATCGTTTCCAGGTAGGTTGCGACTCAAGAGGCACATTTATTGGTTTGCACACAGgagaaaaaatagaaaaattaaaaacatagttAAAAAAAAGGCTCTTGGCACATGATAACTGACTTGTTCTAGTCCTCTCAGCTGCCATTTCCTGCCTTAACACCAGTAACAGCTATTGTCTGGGGCCTCTCACCTGCCTTTCTCTCTAGCCTGAATCCACAGCTCTTTTTAAACTTGTAGCCCCACCCCTAATAAGCCTGGTCTAGTCCAGTCTGATGAAGCAAATGGGGTTCATGGAGAACCAACTCCTCATTCTTGACACGTATAATGACGTCATTTAACAATACGCACGCGTTACCgataaacacattttcacttgTCACTTATTTCAcagtttctctcttctccttagGTACCTCAATGTCAGACTATCCCCCCCCAACTGTGGCCCTTCAGGTAGCATTTGTGGAACCTGTGTCTTGTTGAACTCTAACTCTTATTAGTTCacgtatttaaaccctgccttgttgtctgtgttttggctgGTTATTGTTTATCCTTGCCGTCATGTGTTATTCCATGCCTTTTTTCATTTCCaagctttgtgttttgttttgtttaatttagtcATGTATTCCCATGCTTTATGTGTTGGTTCTATGACCCTGTACCGTTCAAACGACtgcgactctggatttgcccataataaatcttgcccTTCCCCACACGTCCGTCTGCCTCCTAACCGCTCAACGTAACAGAATAGCCAGCCTTCCAAGGATGCAGTGGCAGAGCGAGACTCTGGCATGTGCTTTTTCCACCGGGACGAAACTCCGGCTGTTTCTAatttttaaaggaaagaaaagccAGAATGGACATATTTCCTAATATGCACTGAAAACTGTAAATGagaatcaaaaacaaaaaggattCAATTTTGATGTTGGCAAACCAAGAGCTGTCCGTAACTCCCTGGGAATATGGTCCAGACCAACAAGCGCCAGCAGCAAGCACTTCTGTCTTATACTCATTAAGAAAGCTTCATGACATCCAGAACTTAGTGTGATTGCAACGAAGccgctggcccgagtgccgatgggcgtggagcaggacgcacagactccctcgatagtgaaagacgtttattaacacagaacacatattACGACGGTGGCACTCGCACACAACATTAACTACGGACGTGACTATACATTTTACTGGACATAGGCTACAGCAACATTCAACAGTGGCTACACAAACGTTTAACATacttcagcaaacaatgaccaacacactagcagaggtttacacagacagacaatagACTCCacgttaaaccccgtgcagATGCGTGCAGtcacggagggcgtggctac includes the following:
- the LOC113588549 gene encoding interleukin-1 receptor accessory protein isoform X1, producing MAAERTRTSQLSCAKSLFFNYVFNFSIFSPVCKPINVPLESQPTWKRWSSSYLANPGINTPPRIDLLTMTKQAFARNIQIGTEIIKNGPRCGTENGLFRPNPQCHDWGVWASELVRVYEGEAGCLSCPLFFHPALYNYSQSQSSGLTLMWYRHTHTHELEPIDLRMRTRLKHRDALWIQPATLQDSGLYICMLRNISSCAKIGVQLEVVPRAGECDITLHRNVTIPLEGDHTLHCPDLQHVPNDTHKVTWYYCDSESAQTFLRNLPSFHREVKGNDLVIYMMMEYYAVPYTCLVSYQSSGRIYHFTRTINVKAVSSTRGNKEPNILNPTFGHIYTVTLGSDLELLCRAHLPYLENEEPQVWWTIDNKTVEELADPRYTSPMARLLDDNFGDVTLERVLRVSEFSPAELHREFRCTAKNSRGLSTRTATLQEEVYIPSVELGCGLGVTLALALLLFVLYRVFRLEVHLLYRSWFGTDERDADNKEYDVYISYARDGEEEEFVMTTLRRVLEVDLGYSVCIFDRDSIPGGTITDDTLHFVGRSRRLLVVVSACSAVRGTQALLELQAGLASMLRGGSLRVVLVEYKPVRKQKWVRELRQARLALTLVRWEGEKSVPLSSRFWKRLQLEMPVRRCTAAHHTHHTLHTHESKHTASTQHTYDTKHDGERGHDAADTHHTQLKEFTQMCESTALILDTLHASDMHT